A window of Streptomyces profundus genomic DNA:
GCCTGGCCTCCCGGGGGGAAGCGGGCGTCCGCCCCTTATCCGGAGGAGGAGCTGGCGGCCTCGGCCGAGACGTTGGCCGGTTGGGAAGGGGCGGAGGTCACGCTGCCCGAGATGTTGGGGACGTCGGTGGTCCAGCAGAAGGTGGAGTATCTCCAGCTGCGTCGGCGGGACCTGTTGCAGCCGTGGGACACCATGCCGGATTTGAGTGGCGCGGATGTCGACGTGAGTCGGTGGATTCGGGACGGGCAGGAGCTGACCGGGCAGGTGGCCTGGCGGTCCTGGTCCGAGGGGCGGCCGGGTGAGGAGGGGGAGCGGTTTCCGGGGCGGGACGAGTTGTGTCCGGCTCCGTTGGATGACCTACGGGGGTTGGCGAAGGCGGGCCGGTTGTGGCTGTACGACCAGGTCGACGGCCTGTGGCGCCGGGTGGCGCCGAAGGGGGTTCGGCCGGGAGAGGTGTTCCTGATGGACGCCCGGCTGGGTGGCTACCAGGTGGAGACCGGGTGGGCGCCGAAATCCCGGACGCCGGTGCCAGTGGTCGCGGCGCGGACACGGGCCGCCGACGGCTTGGCTGGCGACCGGTGGTCGCAGGGGGACCGCTGGGTGAGTCTGGCGGAGCACGGGCGGGATGTGGAGGCGGAGTTGGCGGGGCTCCTCGCGTCCGCCGGTGAGGCGGTGGACGTTTCGCCCGCGCAGCGCCTTGCGGCGCGGGTCGCCGCCCGGCATCACGACCTTGGTAAGTCGCATGAAGTGTTTTGCTGCTCGTTGGCTCGGGCGGCTGGTGACGCGGTGCCGCCGGGGGAGGGACCCTGGGCGAAGGGCCCGGGGGAGCGGCTGCGCCACGAGCGTCCCTACTTCCGGCACGAGTTGGTGACGGCGCTGATGATGCTGGACCCGTCCAGTGGGCTGCTGGATGAGGTGGAGGAGGCCGACCTCGCGGTGTATCTGGCGGCGGCCCACCACGGGAAGGTGCGGGTGTCGGTGCGCTCGGTCGGGGCCGAGGGGGAGTCGCGGACGCCGCGCCTGCTGGGGGTGGAGCAGGGGGAGGCGGTCGGGCCGGTTGAGACGTCCGACGGGCGCCTTGTCCCGGAGATCAAGCTGGATCTGTCGGTGATGGCCCTGGGCGGTTCGACGAACGCCGTCGGTGACTCCTGGGTCCAGCGGGTGGTTGCCCTGCGGGATCGGTTGGATGCCGGGCCTTTCCGCGTCGGCTGGCTGGAGGCGCTGGTGCGGATGGCGGACTGGCGGGCCAGCCGCAGCTACCGCACCGATCCACCACCGGAGCTACCGGAGTCCGGCACGCTACCGCGACAACGTGCCGCCGCCAGCTCGGGCGAGTCCGAGGGGAAGCAGGAGGAGTTGTGGTGAGCGTGCGGGGTGTGGGCCTGCAAGGCATGGAAGCGGTCAGCCTGGCGGACTACCTGTGCGCTCTGGGGGTCCTGCGTGCGGTGGCCACCCAGGCCGATCCCGGGGCCACGCTGGCATGGCGTCAGGGCGTGCCGATCTTGGACAGCACGCTGAGCGGCGAGAATTTGGTGGGCTGGTTGAGCGAGGAGTTCACACCCAGCCCGATCATCTCGCCGTGGAACGCCGGCTCCGGGTTCAACGGCAACGGCAAGAGCAAGGAGGCCGAGCGGACCCTGGCCGCGGTCGAGGAGACCACCGACCCTCGGCTCGGCCCGCTGCGGGAGGCGGTGGCCGTTGGGCGGACGGTGGTGGCCGAAGGCCGGGCGCGAGGCTGGGCCGGGGGCACCATGTGGAGCGAGAAGCACAAGACCAGCCTGCTGACCCTGTGCCGCAACCGGCTCCCCGAGAACGCTCTGCCCTGGCTGGACGCCGCGTTCGCCCTCGACCTGGAGGACGTCTCCTACAACCCGCTGGCCGGCACCGGGGGCAACTTCCGCCGGCAGGAGCTGTCCGCCGGCTACCTCCAGCAGGTCCTCAACGCGACCCTGGACGCGCATGGCCGGTCCCTGGCCTGGGCCCGCTCGACGCTCACCGGAGTCGAAGGCGCCCCGTACCTGCGGGGAGCGGTGGGCCAGTACGACCCAGGGCGCGTCGGCGGCATCCACTCCTCCGTCTTCGAGAAGCTTGACGACGCCGGGTTCATCAACCCCTGGCGGGTGGTTCTCACCTGTGAGGGCCTGCTGTTGTTCGCCAGCTCGGTGGCGCGCCGCAACCACGCCACCGGTCTGGCCAGCCCTTTTGTGGTCCGCTCCACGCCCTACGGATACAGCACGGCGGCCGACGAGAACGGCAAGGGCGAGTTCTGGGCGCCCTTGTGGGAACGCCCGGCCCGGCTCTCCGAACTGGAACAGCTGCTGGGCGAGGGCCGTGCCCAGTACCGTGGCCGGCAGGCCCGCAACGGGTTCGACTTCGCCCGCGCCGCCGGATCGCTGGGCGTGGACCGCAACATCACCGCGTTTCGCCGGTTCGTCATCGTCGAACGCCTCGGGCAAAACCCCCTCGCCGCCCGAGCCGGGGACGTCCCCGTCGGCCCCCGCGCTCGACAACTCACCCTCCTCAACGAGGCGTTCGACTGGGTCGAGCGGCTCCGCGGCCCGATGCCGGCCGGCGTGGCGAGTCTGGCCCGTCGCGCCAAGGCCAGCATGTTCGCTCTTGCCGCCGGCACCGCGGAGCCCGATGTCGAAACGGCGGTATTTGTCAGGCGCTTCGGTCAGTTGCACGAGGCAGTCGCCCGCTCATCCCAGATGCGCGGCAAGACGCGCCCGTTCCAGCCCAGGGAGCGCCCCAGCTGGCGGCCCGCCTGGCTCGGAGGCGAACTGTCCCTGGCCGCCGCCCTCGCCAGCCTCTCCCACCGCCCTGGCGGCCCACCAGCCCTGCGTCCCCTCCTCACCCGCTGCACCAACCAGCCTTCGCGCCGGCTGGCCTGGAGCCAGGGTGCGCCCCCCAGCGGAGTGGACCTGGACGGGGCGACCCTGCCTCGGGCACTGGCCGCAGCACACCAGCACCGCCTCTGGGAGGTCGCCGCACAAGCGGCCGACCAGGGCGCGATGCCGTCCGTCAGCTATGCCACGGCCACCCAGGCCCCGCCGGGTTCCGGCCTGGTACAGGACTTTCTGGACGGTCTGCTCGACGACCAGCTTCTGGCCGAGCTGCTGCGCGGCCTCCTCATCCTCGGCTGGCGCACCACCGTCCGTCCGCCAGTCGAAGAGACCCCCGACCCTCCCCTGCGCACTGCCCTGGCCACCCTGCTGCCCTTCTACGGTGACGCCCTCCCCTTGATGCGCTCCCAACTCCACCCGGAACGAGCACCATTCAGCCCTGTTCTGCGGCCACGCCCGGACTGGGCGAACCGGCTTCGCGCCGGTCGTATCGAGCCTGTCCTGGCCGACGCCCGCAACCGCCTACGCCAAGCCCACTGCCCACCCATCCCCACCCCGCGCGACCTGCCGACCCTCGTGGACGGGACGCGTCTGGCCGCCACCCTGCTCATCCCCGCCCACACCGACCTCCGAGCCCGGGCCCTGACCCAGGTCAGCGTCACCGCCCGGCTTCCTCGCCCCTACCAGCAGAAGAACCACCAGCAGACAAAGGACGCCGTCTCGTGATCGACACCTCCGCCAACCGCATCCGGCTGCGCGCACCCCTGCGGCCCGCCCTCGGCTCCCGCTTCCAGCCCACCGGCTTCCCCGACCTTGGGGCCGCGGAGTTCACCTCCTACAACGACGACGGTGCTCCGGTCCGCTCCCTGCTGGTGGAATCCACCCAGTCCATGGCCAACCGCCTGGAGAACACCACCTGGGACCCCACCCAACAGGCCCCGATCGCGCTGCTATCCGACCTGCCTCACGTCGAGGTCCGTCACGCCGACGGCCCACCCCATCGCTTCCTGACCTCCTCCCGCCAGGAAGCCCACCGCCTGGCCTCCCCCTTCGTCCGCGAAGCCCAACTCGAAGACCGATCGATGGCCCAGGTCATCGGCCAGCGGCTCGACCTGGCCAACCACAAGCCCCTCGACTACCCAGCGATGGCTCGCTCCCTGATGTCGCTGGACCCGCTCGTTCTCCTCCACGGCTGCTTCTTCAACCAGAAGGCATGGCCAGGACAGCCCCGCTTCGCCCGCGCCGTCAGCGGCGCCATCGAGGCCCATGACATCGAACAGGCCATCAGCGGCGGCCGAAAGTCCGACCACGTCCGCCACACCACCAGTGGCGAAGGCGACGAAGGCACCGCCCTGGGCGGCAGCAGCGAAGGCTACGGCTCCATCCCCTTCTCCCGCGTCGAGTACACCGCCCGCCGGATCGAGGCCCAGTTCAGCGTCGACGTCCAACTCCTCCGCTCCTACGGCCTCACCCCCCACACCACGGAACTCCTCACCACACTCGCCCTCTGGGAGATCCGCACCTTCCTCGAAACCGGCCTACGCCTGCGCACCGCCTGCGACCTCGACCTGGCCGGCGACATCCAGGGCACCGCCCTCCTGCCCACCACCCAACAACTCACCCACCGGCTACAGGAACTACTGCCCCAGACCATCGCCGAACTCGACCACACCGGCCCCCTGACGGTGCTGTGGAGCGACGACAAGCCCAAGAAGCCACGCAAGCCCACCGGGAAGAAGACCGTCCCGGCGCCCGCTACGACGGAGAACGCCGAGGCCCAGGAAGAGGCCGCGTCCGCGTGATCACCCTCGCCTTCCCCTTCCCCAACCGCCGCTACCACGCCACCCCCTGGGGCCGCTACCTCAACGAGGGCGCCGTCGAACTCCCGCCCTCACCCTGGCGCATCCTGCGCACCCTCTACGCCGCTTGGAAAACCCGCCACCCCGAACTCGACACCGACACCATCCACCCCCTCCTCCACCAACTCGCCGCCCCACCCGTCTACCACCTCCCGCCCTACCAACTCGCCCACACCCGCCACTACCACCCCGACACCCACCACCGGGCCGACAACCACAGCACCGACAAAGCCA
This region includes:
- the cas3g gene encoding type I-G CRISPR-associated helicase/endonuclease Cas3g produces the protein MARELGVSFGAFMRRATGREAFPFQERLAVEGLPELLRVPPGSGKTEAAVLPWLWRLLEHPDAGVRAGTPGRLVFVLPMRTLVEQVVDKVTAWVGELGLGGEVGVHVLMGGEARDDDAWQMDPFRPAVFVGTQDMVLSRLLLRGYGDARARWPVPFGLLHNGSQFIFDETQLMGPALWTSVQLQALREKLGTAVGSSSMWMSATVDPVELVTADRTVPPVPVELSAADRGTEVLAERLGALRRIERLVVPDEPKDYPGAVAEALARRHVAGTRTLAFFNTVRRAVEVAQTLSRQFSGAGAAPEVVLVHGQFRPGDRRRLVDRVMAGCAGAGQIVVSTQALEAGVDMTSRVLFTEVAPWTSVLQRCGRCNRTGDDPGAEVLWAWPPGGKRASAPYPEEELAASAETLAGWEGAEVTLPEMLGTSVVQQKVEYLQLRRRDLLQPWDTMPDLSGADVDVSRWIRDGQELTGQVAWRSWSEGRPGEEGERFPGRDELCPAPLDDLRGLAKAGRLWLYDQVDGLWRRVAPKGVRPGEVFLMDARLGGYQVETGWAPKSRTPVPVVAARTRAADGLAGDRWSQGDRWVSLAEHGRDVEAELAGLLASAGEAVDVSPAQRLAARVAARHHDLGKSHEVFCCSLARAAGDAVPPGEGPWAKGPGERLRHERPYFRHELVTALMMLDPSSGLLDEVEEADLAVYLAAAHHGKVRVSVRSVGAEGESRTPRLLGVEQGEAVGPVETSDGRLVPEIKLDLSVMALGGSTNAVGDSWVQRVVALRDRLDAGPFRVGWLEALVRMADWRASRSYRTDPPPELPESGTLPRQRAAASSGESEGKQEELW
- the cas8g1 gene encoding type I-G CRISPR-associated protein Cas8g1/Csx17 — translated: MSVRGVGLQGMEAVSLADYLCALGVLRAVATQADPGATLAWRQGVPILDSTLSGENLVGWLSEEFTPSPIISPWNAGSGFNGNGKSKEAERTLAAVEETTDPRLGPLREAVAVGRTVVAEGRARGWAGGTMWSEKHKTSLLTLCRNRLPENALPWLDAAFALDLEDVSYNPLAGTGGNFRRQELSAGYLQQVLNATLDAHGRSLAWARSTLTGVEGAPYLRGAVGQYDPGRVGGIHSSVFEKLDDAGFINPWRVVLTCEGLLLFASSVARRNHATGLASPFVVRSTPYGYSTAADENGKGEFWAPLWERPARLSELEQLLGEGRAQYRGRQARNGFDFARAAGSLGVDRNITAFRRFVIVERLGQNPLAARAGDVPVGPRARQLTLLNEAFDWVERLRGPMPAGVASLARRAKASMFALAAGTAEPDVETAVFVRRFGQLHEAVARSSQMRGKTRPFQPRERPSWRPAWLGGELSLAAALASLSHRPGGPPALRPLLTRCTNQPSRRLAWSQGAPPSGVDLDGATLPRALAAAHQHRLWEVAAQAADQGAMPSVSYATATQAPPGSGLVQDFLDGLLDDQLLAELLRGLLILGWRTTVRPPVEETPDPPLRTALATLLPFYGDALPLMRSQLHPERAPFSPVLRPRPDWANRLRAGRIEPVLADARNRLRQAHCPPIPTPRDLPTLVDGTRLAATLLIPAHTDLRARALTQVSVTARLPRPYQQKNHQQTKDAVS
- the cas7g gene encoding type I-G CRISPR-associated RAMP protein Csb1/Cas7g, with product MIDTSANRIRLRAPLRPALGSRFQPTGFPDLGAAEFTSYNDDGAPVRSLLVESTQSMANRLENTTWDPTQQAPIALLSDLPHVEVRHADGPPHRFLTSSRQEAHRLASPFVREAQLEDRSMAQVIGQRLDLANHKPLDYPAMARSLMSLDPLVLLHGCFFNQKAWPGQPRFARAVSGAIEAHDIEQAISGGRKSDHVRHTTSGEGDEGTALGGSSEGYGSIPFSRVEYTARRIEAQFSVDVQLLRSYGLTPHTTELLTTLALWEIRTFLETGLRLRTACDLDLAGDIQGTALLPTTQQLTHRLQELLPQTIAELDHTGPLTVLWSDDKPKKPRKPTGKKTVPAPATTENAEAQEEAASA